GTATTAAGTCGTTTGGAGCAGCTAAAAGACCAAAAAGAGGGTTTAACGGGGATTACTTCCGGTTTTCCAGCATTAGACAGCTACACGTCCGGCTGGCAAAATTCGGATTTAATCATTATTGCGGCAAGGCCAGGTATGGGAAAAACCGCTTTTGTACTTTCGGTAGCCCGCAATGCTGCCTTTCAACAAAATGCCGCCGTAGCTATATTCTCCCTTGAAATGTCTGCTACCCAGTTAGTTCAAAGATTGATGTTTGCAGAAGCCGAAATTGATGCCAATAAAGGACGAACCGGAAAACTTGAACCCCACGAATGGATTCAACTAAACGAAAGGCTAAATACCTTAGCTAAAACCAAAATCTTCATTGACGATACCCCCGGACTCTCTATTTTGGAGCTTAGAGCTAAATGCCGAAGACTTAAAGTAGAGCATAATATACAAATGATTATCATTGATTATCTGCAACTTATGAATAGCGATGCTTTTAAACGCTTTAGTAGGGAGCAGGAAATCGCCGGTATTTCCAGAGCATTGAAAGAATTGGCCAAAGAATTAGACGTTCCTGTTATCGCTTTGAGCCAGCTAAGCCGTGAAGTAGAAAAAAGAGGTTCTGATAAACGCCCTATGCTCAGTGATTTACGGGAATCAGGCTCCATAGAGCAAGACGCTGATATGGTTATGTTTCTCTACAGACCGGAATATTATGGTTTGCAGACCTTTGAAGACGGAAGCCCAACCGCCGGAGTCGGTGAAGTGATAATCGGAAAACAACGTAGCGGCCCCTTAGCAACCGTAAAACTATCTTTCATCGCCAAATTTGCCAAATTTGATAACCTAAACGAATATTTCACCCTCCAAGCTGACCCACAGTTTAACAACCCGTTCCCAATCCAACCTAAAAATAACCCCGCAAACCGTGAATTCCCCTCAAAAATAAATAACGCAGAAGAAATTAGCGGATACTTTGAAGAACCCCCATTCTAATTTCCATTACCATGAAAATCAATATTTTATCCTCAACCCAGAAAAAAATACTTTCTTGTCTATACTTTATTGAACCTTTTGAGCAGTTGTTATCCGAAACTCAACTTCCCAAACCAATACTCTGCGATGAAATTAAAACCCTTTTAGCTCATAGATTAATTGCTATTTTTCAGTTTAACCAGACACTCAAGGACTGGCAAGAAACTACCTTGTTTGATTCTGATAATTTGGATAACTATGCATTTTGCATAACTCAGGCTGGCTTAGCCAAGCATTAATTAAATGCATCTTTGCTGTTCTTGGTGGATAATATTTTTAGGAATTTACCTGACAGTAAACGGGCAAAAATTGCATATTGAGGTGCATAGCATTCCGCCAAATCCCAATATCAGTATTAAAGAGATTTCAGACAGCTCTGATATTCAAAAAGTTATTAAAAAATTAACTATCCAAGCAGCGCAGCGCGGCCAAATTGCTTTTTCTGTTGATTCTATTGTTTTTTCTCCTGATATATGCAAAATTTATGTCTATGAAGGAGATATTTTTCGCTGGGATACTCTGGATATTAGTTTATTAGAACCTGTATCTGAAATTTTAAAACTCAGAGATAATGCAGCTAAACATCTACTATTTAAACCTCCCGAACTTTATCAGGCTATTCAGAAACAAGTAACTTATTGGAAATCAATTGGATATTTACAAGCAAAGGTTTCTTTTCAATCATTAGTTTATCGAAAAAGAGAGGATACGCAATGGGTTTCTGCCAGTTTGCTGGGTGAGTTAGGAGCTAAAACAAAGATAGATAGCATTATTCTGCCGGCTTCACTTCGGGAACGCCCAAATTTTATCTATTCTTTGCTTCGTATGCGTCCGGGTGAGGTATTTAATCCGCTGCTATTACCTAAGATTCCGAATATTTTAAACAATTCTTTATATTATCAACAAGCGGATACTCCTCGATACCGTTTAACCAATCGGGGTGCCGTTATTCATCTGAATATGCAGCCACGCAAAAATTCTCGTTTTGATTTCTTAGCAGGCTTGCTCCCGCCGGTTAATAATACTGCAAAATTTCAATTTACAATAACAGCCGACTTAATGCTTATTAGTGCTTTTAGAACCGGCGAAGCCATGACTTTGCAGTATAATAAACTCCCTGATGCCTCTCAAAAATTGTATATTCGTTACAAACAGCCCTTTATCTTCAAAACATTATTTTCTCCTGCCGTTTTATTTGAATTGCAAAAACAAGATACTACGTTTTTACGCCGAAAATTTGAACCCAGTATCGCCTATGACCTCGCACCTGGCCTCCAACTTCAGCTGTTTTATAGAAATATCACTTCAAATTTACTTCAAGTAGGGCAATATAAAACCGTAAAATGGCCACCACCGCCATTTTTAGATACCAAAACAAACGGTTTTGGGGTCGGAATTAACTATGAAAAAGTAGATTACAAGCCAAGCCCGTCTCATGGAAAAATTATTTCCGGAGATATATGCTATGGACAAAAAAAGGTATTTAAAACCACTGGGTTAGATTCTTTGGATTATTCTAAAATCCCCTTACAGCAACCCCGTATAGATGTTTCTGCCGATATTCAGCTATACTTTAAATTAGCGCAAAAACGGCATATCCTGAAAACCCAACTACGAGGCAGTTGGATATACATGAAGAGTTATTTCTTAAACGAACTGCCTCAATATGGAGGTGCAAAGTCTTTGCGTGGGTTTAACGAAAACTTATTTACTGCCTCTGCTGCTGCTATCAGCACAGTAGAATACCGCTACTTATTAGAGAAAAACTCATTTTTTGCAGCTTTTGTTGATTACGGAATGTTGTTATTACCAAGCTATACCGAAACGGCTCGGGTAAGCCCGTTAGGTATTGGGGTTGGCTTACAGTTAGAAACCGGAGCTGGGTTACTAAACATTAGCTACGCCGCAGGCAAATGGGGGGAATTTCCATTAAACCCTCTGCGAGGAAAAATACATCTTGGGTTCGTCAGCCTATTCTGAAAAACTATCGTCTAAGCCATATAACAAACGCCTGACTATCAGCGATTACTTAGAAGAAATGAGAACGGAGTGATTGAATTTTACTCGTTTTTCAAAGTCTTCACGGAATCGGGTAATTGTATTTCGAACTGGCCAAGCGGCTGCATCAGCTAAAGCACAGATTGTGCGCCCTTCCATATTGTCGCAAATATCTATCAATAATTCAAAATCACGTATATCGGCTTCATTATGATAAAAGCGGGTTATTATTTTTTCTAACCAGCCGGTTCCTTCTCTGCAAGGTGTGCATTGTCCGCAAGATTCGTGGTGATAAAAGCGAGTTATTCGGTACAAAAACTTTACCATATCGGTGTCTTCGTCTAAGAAGAGCATACCGGCAGTTCCCATATAAGTTCCTACGGTGCGTAAGGAATCTGCATCCATCGTTATTCCTTCGATTTGTTCTGCTCTAAGTACTGGTACGGAAGAGCCTCCGGGTATCAATGCTTTTAGTTTTTTTCCGTTTCTCATACCGCCGGCTACGTGGTTTAGTAGGTCTGTAATAAGCATTCCTGTTGGGTATTCATAAACGCCGGGTCTATTTACATGACCGGAGATACCATATAAAACGGGGCCGGGGTGCGTAGGGCTGCCAATATTGCGATACCAAGCTGCTCCATTTTTAATCACTAAGGGAGCATTCGCTAAGGTCTCTATATTGTTGATGGTCGTTGGTTTTCCCCACAATCCGGCTTGTGCCGGAAAAGGTGGCTTTGCTCGGGGATACGCTCTCTTCCCTTCCAAGGACTCCATAAGAGAGGTTTCTTCGCCGCAGATATAAGCTCCTGCTCCTCTGTGCAAGTAGATGTCTATCGAAATGCCGGTATTAAAAATATTCTTTCCGACAAATCCTTTGGCATAGGCTTCATCAACGGCTTTTTGGAGCATATCAATCCAATCAACGTATTCGCCACGGATATAAACATAGGCGGCATCCATCTCCATAGCATAGCAGGCGATGAGTACTCCTTCAATAAATTGATGCGGATTGTATTCAAAGATACGGTGGTCTTTGATAGTACCGGGTTCTGATTCGTCTCCGTTACAAGCTAAATAACGAGGGACTCCGGGTACTTTTGGCGGCATAAATGACCATTTTAAGCCGGCATTAAAGCCAGCCCCGCCTCGTCCGCGAATATTAGCTGCCTTTACTTCGTCAATGACTTTTTTTCTATCCCAACGCAATGTGCTGGGGTCATTGTCTATACCATACAACTTATTACGTGGTGAAGCATTGGTTATCACTTCTTTAGAGGCTTCATAGCCTCCGTGTGCAACATAAACATCAAGTTGGTGATAGTTCGGAATATCCGGCAAAATCAACTTTTGATACTCTCTCCAATTCATTATACAAAAATTGAACTTTTTTTAAACCAAATAACAATAATAATAAAAAAATCTCTGGGTTGTTAATTTGCTAAAATCTCAAATTCGGTGCGGCGATTGTTTTGCCGGCCTTCTTCCGTGTCATTGGTATCTATGGGCTTAGACTCTCCATAACCTTGATATTCCAAACGTTTGGTATCTATTCCTTTTGAAAGTAGGAAATCTACAACTGCTTTGGCGCGGCTTTCGGATAGTTTTTGGTTGTATTCATCAGAACCCTTGTTGTCTGTATGGCCGCCAATTTTTACACGAATAGACGAATTTGAAGCCAGAAACTTGTATAAACGATCTAATTCTGCTTCGGATTCCGGGCGTAGAGTGGATTTATCAAAGTCAAAAAAGATATTTTTTAGGATAACTTTTGAGCCAGTAATGATTTTATCTAACTCAATATTTTTTACTACTTCTTGATAATCTTGAGAAATCGGAATATTAAAATTTTCAGAATAGAATAAATAATCTGGTGCTTGAACGATAATTCCATAGTTTTTGCCGGAAGGCAGTGTTACTAAATATTTTCCGGTGGCTATATTGGAAATATTTTCAGATATAGTATCATTTAGCTCATTATCAATTACATGGATTGTAGCTTCGAGGGGTTGTTTGGTTTTTTTGTCGGTAATAATTCCCTTCAATAAAGTTACCGGATTGTTTAGCATCGGAACAGGGATTTCTATTTTGGCATCATTTTTTAGGTTAATATCTTCTGTTTTCGCTACTACGCTTGTTACTTCCGGTTTTCGGATGGTGATTCGATAAATATCTTTTTCACCCAAGCCTCCGTCTTTGACACTGGCATAGTATCCGTGCTCTCCACTGGCAGAAAGAACAAAGTAGATGTCATCATCGGGAGTGTTGATTGGATAACCGATATTTACCGGTACTGACCATGTACTGTCTTTTTGGAGTTCTGTTCTAAAAATATCGTATCCCCCCATTGAGTTGTGGCCTTTGGATGAAAAGTAAAGAGTTTTTCCGTTTGGGTGAAAGAAAGGAGCATCGTCATCATAAGGAGTGTTGATTTTACGAAGATTGATAGGTTCTGACCATTTGTTATTTCTTAGTTTTTTGCAGTAATAAATGTCTCTTTTGCCTACGCCGCCGTCTCTATTGGAAACAAAGAATATCAATTTTCCGTCTGCTGATATAGAGACTGAGGGTTCGTAGAATCTGGAGTTGATTGGTTTTCCTATATTTTCTGGTGCTCCCCATGTTTTTCCTTTTAGCTTACAGGTGAAAATATCGCCGCCATTATCGTCTTTGTAGATGTATAATGTTTGGCCGTCCGGTGAAAGGGCGATACTGGCGTCGTGTCCGCGGGTGTTAATTGGCGGGCCGATATTGATTGCCGGCAGCCAGTCTCCGTTATCTTCTCTGTAAGAGATATAAATATCTTCGTACGGAAATTCATTACCCGGAGGGGGGCCTCCTAAATTTCCTTTTCTTCGTGAGGTAAAGAGCATCATAGACTCATCGGCAGATATTACTGGAGCAAAATCAGGATATTCCGAATTAACCGTAGGGCCAACGTTTTCTATTAAGGCATTAACCGGCTGCTTTACCAAAATCCGCGCATTTTCGCATTGATTAATAGCCATCTTGATGTCTTCCATCGTATATGGCTCCATAAGGTTTTTTTCTTTAATCTTTTTATAGTTCTCTATTGCTGCATCTATCTGTAAATCAAAGTGTAAACACATTGCATACATCATCAATAGGTGCGGATTGGGATAATTTGGATTTAGCTCGTATAATTTCTTAAAGCATCCTAATGCTTTTTTCTTGCTTCCGTTTAAGAAATAAGCCTTTCCCAAAACATATTGTGTTTCAGGGTTATCTGGATTTGCTTTGGCAGCAGAAACCAAATGCGGAATAGCCATTCTATACTCATCATATTTTAAAAACTCTTCTGCGGCTTTTAAATATTTTTTTTCAGCTTTATAGTCCGGTTGTGCCAGCAATGCCAAAGTAGGTATTAGCCAACAAATAGTAACGATGATCCTTCGTAACATAATTTTCAAAGTACGGCAAATTTCGTATCTTTCAGAAATCAAAAATATATTTTGTAAAAGAATATTTGGTTGTGGTTCAGAAAATCTGATAAAAAAATTGATAAAAAATGATAATTTTTGGGTTACTGAAGAATAAATTATTCTTCAATAACCCAAAAAAACAACATTTATACTTTCTGAACCGAAATCTTTACTTTTCCTGACTAATATTTACCACAGCTCGGCGGATAAAGTCCGTTAAGTTAGAGCCTGTTAGCATTCCTTGTGATAATAACGCTAATTCGTAACTGTAGGTTATCAGATTTTTGCGTTCTGTTTCATCTTTTGTAGCCAAAATTTTGCTACTTAATGGGTGGTTTGTGTTGATAACCACATTGTACAAATCTGGAAGGTCTCTGGAAAACATCCCCATATTTGCTGATTCTGTGATGCGTCTTTGATATTCAGAGCGGGTTATCATTACCGGTAAATCTTGATTGCTTGCCGGTTTACATTGAATAGCTGCTTCTGTTTTATTAAGCGTTTTTTCAAAAAGATTTTTAAGTTCTTCTGTTTCAGCATCCGTTAATACAGAAATAGAATCTTCTCCTTTGTCTATTAGTTTCTCTGGTGTATCTGCATCTACTCGTAAAATCATCACATTCTCTTCGTGCATTTCTAAAAACTGAACGAAGTGTATGTCTAAAATTCCGTCAAACAGTAACACATCATAGCCGTGATTTTTTACTATTTCTATGTAAGTATGCTGCGTTTCTGCATTTGTAGTGTATAAAACTACTAATTTACCATCTTTATTCGTTTGGTTTATTTGGATAAGTTTGCGGTATTCCTCAAAGGTAAAGAACTTTTTATCAACGTTTTGGTATAAGCAAAATTCTTTAGCACGCTCATGAAATTTGTTATCGCGAAGGATACCATATTTTACAAATAGTCCGATACTTTCCCATTTTTGAGTGTATGCTTCTCGGTCATTTGTAAATAGTTCATGTAATTTGTCGGCTACTTTTTTAGAAACGTGCTGACTTATTTTTTTTACGTTAGTGTCTGTTTGTAAGTAACTTCTGGATACATTTAACGGAATATCCGGTGAATCTAACACGCCTTGTAACAGGGCTAAGTAATCCGGAACTACGTCCTCAACAGAGTCTGTGATAAATACCTGATTAGAATATAGCTGTATTTTATTTTTCTGGATTTCGACATTAGGGCGAATTTTTGGAAAATATAAAACTCCGGTTAAAGTAAAAGGATAATCTACGTTTAGATGAATCCAAAATAACGGTTT
The Bacteroidia bacterium DNA segment above includes these coding regions:
- a CDS encoding BamA/TamA family outer membrane protein, which translates into the protein MHLCCSWWIIFLGIYLTVNGQKLHIEVHSIPPNPNISIKEISDSSDIQKVIKKLTIQAAQRGQIAFSVDSIVFSPDICKIYVYEGDIFRWDTLDISLLEPVSEILKLRDNAAKHLLFKPPELYQAIQKQVTYWKSIGYLQAKVSFQSLVYRKREDTQWVSASLLGELGAKTKIDSIILPASLRERPNFIYSLLRMRPGEVFNPLLLPKIPNILNNSLYYQQADTPRYRLTNRGAVIHLNMQPRKNSRFDFLAGLLPPVNNTAKFQFTITADLMLISAFRTGEAMTLQYNKLPDASQKLYIRYKQPFIFKTLFSPAVLFELQKQDTTFLRRKFEPSIAYDLAPGLQLQLFYRNITSNLLQVGQYKTVKWPPPPFLDTKTNGFGVGINYEKVDYKPSPSHGKIISGDICYGQKKVFKTTGLDSLDYSKIPLQQPRIDVSADIQLYFKLAQKRHILKTQLRGSWIYMKSYFLNELPQYGGAKSLRGFNENLFTASAAAISTVEYRYLLEKNSFFAAFVDYGMLLLPSYTETARVSPLGIGVGLQLETGAGLLNISYAAGKWGEFPLNPLRGKIHLGFVSLF
- the htpG gene encoding molecular chaperone HtpG, translating into MKTGTISINTENIFPIIKKFLYSNQEIFLRELISNAVDASQKLKTLSSLGEVSGELGELKVKISINSSEKTITIHDNGIGMTAEEIDKYINQIAFSGAQEFLAKYKDTENQIIGFFGLGFYSAFMVSKQVEIITKSYKDAPAAKWSCDGSTQFTISEADKTERGTDVILHLNDDALEYLENYRIEEILKKYCRFLPISVEFNEKIINNIAPIWQKTPASLQEEDYLKFYEELYPFQEKPLFWIHLNVDYPFTLTGVLYFPKIRPNVEIQKNKIQLYSNQVFITDSVEDVVPDYLALLQGVLDSPDIPLNVSRSYLQTDTNVKKISQHVSKKVADKLHELFTNDREAYTQKWESIGLFVKYGILRDNKFHERAKEFCLYQNVDKKFFTFEEYRKLIQINQTNKDGKLVVLYTTNAETQHTYIEIVKNHGYDVLLFDGILDIHFVQFLEMHEENVMILRVDADTPEKLIDKGEDSISVLTDAETEELKNLFEKTLNKTEAAIQCKPASNQDLPVMITRSEYQRRITESANMGMFSRDLPDLYNVVINTNHPLSSKILATKDETERKNLITYSYELALLSQGMLTGSNLTDFIRRAVVNISQEK
- the nuoF gene encoding NADH-quinone oxidoreductase subunit NuoF, with translation MNWREYQKLILPDIPNYHQLDVYVAHGGYEASKEVITNASPRNKLYGIDNDPSTLRWDRKKVIDEVKAANIRGRGGAGFNAGLKWSFMPPKVPGVPRYLACNGDESEPGTIKDHRIFEYNPHQFIEGVLIACYAMEMDAAYVYIRGEYVDWIDMLQKAVDEAYAKGFVGKNIFNTGISIDIYLHRGAGAYICGEETSLMESLEGKRAYPRAKPPFPAQAGLWGKPTTINNIETLANAPLVIKNGAAWYRNIGSPTHPGPVLYGISGHVNRPGVYEYPTGMLITDLLNHVAGGMRNGKKLKALIPGGSSVPVLRAEQIEGITMDADSLRTVGTYMGTAGMLFLDEDTDMVKFLYRITRFYHHESCGQCTPCREGTGWLEKIITRFYHNEADIRDFELLIDICDNMEGRTICALADAAAWPVRNTITRFREDFEKRVKFNHSVLISSK
- a CDS encoding OmpA family protein, coding for MLRRIIVTICWLIPTLALLAQPDYKAEKKYLKAAEEFLKYDEYRMAIPHLVSAAKANPDNPETQYVLGKAYFLNGSKKKALGCFKKLYELNPNYPNPHLLMMYAMCLHFDLQIDAAIENYKKIKEKNLMEPYTMEDIKMAINQCENARILVKQPVNALIENVGPTVNSEYPDFAPVISADESMMLFTSRRKGNLGGPPPGNEFPYEDIYISYREDNGDWLPAINIGPPINTRGHDASIALSPDGQTLYIYKDDNGGDIFTCKLKGKTWGAPENIGKPINSRFYEPSVSISADGKLIFFVSNRDGGVGKRDIYYCKKLRNNKWSEPINLRKINTPYDDDAPFFHPNGKTLYFSSKGHNSMGGYDIFRTELQKDSTWSVPVNIGYPINTPDDDIYFVLSASGEHGYYASVKDGGLGEKDIYRITIRKPEVTSVVAKTEDINLKNDAKIEIPVPMLNNPVTLLKGIITDKKTKQPLEATIHVIDNELNDTISENISNIATGKYLVTLPSGKNYGIIVQAPDYLFYSENFNIPISQDYQEVVKNIELDKIITGSKVILKNIFFDFDKSTLRPESEAELDRLYKFLASNSSIRVKIGGHTDNKGSDEYNQKLSESRAKAVVDFLLSKGIDTKRLEYQGYGESKPIDTNDTEEGRQNNRRTEFEILAN
- the dnaB gene encoding replicative DNA helicase, whose translation is MENTELENIPKQKLFESVNSLINSTNSLPVNTSRVPPNSVDLERFILGSILLESEALARIIDILKPEMFYDPKNQFIFEAATALFTRSNPVDLLAVVQYLRSTGKLEKAGGTSYINELTFSIGSSSNIEYHARIVVEKFIQRKLISITAELNQLAYQEQLDIFELLDKSEQKLFELSETNLRRDYLPMQDLVGRVLSRLEQLKDQKEGLTGITSGFPALDSYTSGWQNSDLIIIAARPGMGKTAFVLSVARNAAFQQNAAVAIFSLEMSATQLVQRLMFAEAEIDANKGRTGKLEPHEWIQLNERLNTLAKTKIFIDDTPGLSILELRAKCRRLKVEHNIQMIIIDYLQLMNSDAFKRFSREQEIAGISRALKELAKELDVPVIALSQLSREVEKRGSDKRPMLSDLRESGSIEQDADMVMFLYRPEYYGLQTFEDGSPTAGVGEVIIGKQRSGPLATVKLSFIAKFAKFDNLNEYFTLQADPQFNNPFPIQPKNNPANREFPSKINNAEEISGYFEEPPF